In a genomic window of Henningerozyma blattae CBS 6284 chromosome 9, complete genome:
- the TBLA0I01780 gene encoding SCO family protein (similar to Saccharomyces cerevisiae SCO2 (YBR024W) and SCO1 (YBR037C); ancestral locus Anc_3.225), translated as MNSLQNINIRPLGVGRLFFRISRQNKLINTCTFSTLQTLRNNDQRESLSRLKVNRTRSNANKNINKLNGNLDVPRWKLGGIIGLLGIAIYGFSKYTKNKLEFDKEVSSNIEYGQKAKLGGAFDLLDQDGKTFTDKDLLGKFSIIYFGFTHCPDICPDQLDKLGVWLHNLKVERKLKEKTGFDIQPIFITCDPDRDSPEVIKKYLNDFDKDIIGLTGTYEQIKQVCKQYRVFFATPEKDSLKTNDQKDYLVDHSAFFYLMDPEGDFVDVLGMAYDEKNGAERIEEHCKYYIPNSKREVKRQKWYGFLFNN; from the coding sequence ATGAATagtttacaaaatattaacattCGACCATTGGGTGTTGGAAGATTATTCTTTAGGATAAGCAGGCAGAACAAACTCATAAATACTTGCACCTTTTCCACATTACAAactttaagaaataatgaTCAACGAGAATCATTATCTCGTTTAAAAGTAAATAGAACAAGATCTAATGCTAATAAGAATATCAACAAGCTCAATGGAAACTTGGATGTCCCAAGATGGAAGCTTGGTGGTATAATTGGGCTACTTGGGATAGCGATCTACGGATTTTCGAAATATACAAAGAATAAATTGgaatttgataaagaaGTAAGTTCTAACATTGAATACGGCCAAAAAGCCAAATTAGGTGGAGCATTTGACTTATTGGATCAAGATGGTAAAACGTTTACCGACAAAGATTTGCTTGGCAAATTCTCAATCATATATTTTGGGTTTACACATTGTCCTGATATTTGTCCTGATCAATTGGATAAATTAGGAGTATGGCTTCATAATTTGAAAGTGGAAAGAAAATTGAAGGAAAAGACAGGATTTGACATCCAACCTATTTTTATCACGTGTGATCCAGACAGGGATTCACCAGaagtaattaaaaaatatttaaatgacTTTGACAAAGATATAATTGGGCTAACCGGTACTTACGAGCAAATAAAGCAAGTTTGTAAACAATATCGTGTTTTTTTCGCTACACCTGAAAAGGATTCTTTAAAAACTAACGACCAGAAAGATTATCTTGTAGATCATTCGGCATTTTTTTACTTGATGGACCCAGAAGGAGATTTTGTAGATGTTTTAGGGATGGCATATGATGAGAAGAATGGTGCAGAAAGAATCGAAGAACATTGCAAGTATTATATTCCCAACTCTAAAAGAGAAGTAAAACGCCAGAAATGGTATGGCtttcttttcaataattaG
- the POA1 gene encoding ADP-ribose 1''-phosphate phosphatase (similar to Saccharomyces cerevisiae POA1 (YBR022W); ancestral locus Anc_3.222), translated as MSTIRYVKGNILNKQKYNRMIIHSCNCDGSWGGGIAYQLALKYPKAEKKYIEICDKYGYQLLGKSMILSSYSNNNSTERVLIACLFTSAYGGGNCDIPESILKKTERSLIHLNELIQSNGNLKAKDSMDSDILEFLKDIDVDKISLKEYKLEMPKINSGIFGVPWEKTERVLQEFKDTTSFTVYEL; from the coding sequence ATGAGTACTATTAGATACGTTAAAGgcaatattttaaacaaacaaaagTATAACCGTATGATAATTCATTCTTGTAATTGTGATGGCTCATGGGGTGGCGGCATTGCCTATCAATTAGCATTAAAATATCCCAAggctgaaaaaaaatatatagaaatCTGTGATAAATATGGCTACCAACTATTAGGTAAGAGTATGATATTATCGAGttattctaataataactctACAGAAAGAGTTTTAATTGCCTGCTTATTCACTTCTGCATATGGTGGTGGAAATTGTGATATTCCAGAAagtatattaaaaaagacAGAAAGAAGTTTGATACATTTGAACGAATTAATTCAATCTAATGGTAATCTAAAGGCAAAAGATTCTATGGACAGCGATATTTTGGAATTCTTAAAGGATATCGATGTAGATAAAATTAGCTTAAAGGAATATAAATTAGAGATGCCCAAAATAAATAGTGGCATATTTGGTGTTCCATGGGAGAAGACAGAGAGAGTTTTGCAAGAGTTCAAGGATACTACTAGTTTTACAGTCTATGAACtgtga